The genomic stretch TGTAGTTGTTATTACAATAGGTTTAGCAGCAGCAATAATTGAAAATTTAACAGGTTTTGTTGTTATTCCTGGAATGGCGCCTATTAGTGAAGGTATGGGAATAATTTGGTCAATAGCTATTGTGCTTGCAGGAGCATTTCCATTGGTACATTTCATAACAAAAGTATTCAAAAAACCTTTAGAAAAAATTGGAGAAAAATTAGGAATGAATGAAATAGGGGCAGCAGGACTTGTTGCTTCGCTTGCTAATAATATACCAATGTTTGGTATGATGAAAGATATGGACCCTAATGGCAAAGTTATGAATGTAGCTTTTGCAGTGTGTGCTGCCTTTGTGTTCGGTGACCACTTAGGATTTACAGGTGGAGTTGATAAAGCAATGATAGCTCCAATGATAGCTGGAAAACTTTCAGGAGGAATTTTAGCGATAATAATAGCTAAAATATTGTTTACTTCTAAAAAAGCAAAATAAGAGGTAGAAAATGAATAGAGAATTATTAGAAGAATTAATAAGAAAAGTAATAAAAGAAGAATTAGAAAAATCATCAGAAGAAAACTATAAACAGGTGGATAAAAGTGGAGTTGGAGTAGTTAAATTAAATCAAATGAAAAAAAGAGTGAAAATGGATACTGGGAATCCAAAAGATCAAGTTACAACAACTGATTTATTCACTTTACAAGAAAGTCCTAGATTAGGAGCAGGTTTAATGGAGATGAAAGAAACTACTTTTCCTTGGACATTGACTTATGATGAGATAGACTATATAATCGAAGGAAGATTGGAAATTCTTATAGATGGAAGAAAGGTCGTTGGAGAAGCAGGAGATGTTATCCTGATACCTAAAAACTCTAAAATAGAATTTAGTGCACCTAATTATGCAAAATTCTTGTATTTTGTATATCCTGCAAACTGGTCTGAACTATAATATAAAAAAGGTGTGATTT from Fusobacterium simiae encodes the following:
- a CDS encoding cupin domain-containing protein — translated: MNRELLEELIRKVIKEELEKSSEENYKQVDKSGVGVVKLNQMKKRVKMDTGNPKDQVTTTDLFTLQESPRLGAGLMEMKETTFPWTLTYDEIDYIIEGRLEILIDGRKVVGEAGDVILIPKNSKIEFSAPNYAKFLYFVYPANWSEL